Proteins from one Thiohalorhabdus sp. Cl-TMA genomic window:
- a CDS encoding VOC family protein — protein sequence MHAIVGMDHIGLRVTELARTRRFYEKLGFVFLDGPLGPEPVAIMEHPAGVNLNLILNGDESLRANPLMDYPEKPAGYTHVALRVSDAREVQEDLRAQGIAVSEGPVELGGGLSLFVRDPDRNVVELHQPGTGS from the coding sequence ATGCACGCAATCGTCGGCATGGACCACATCGGACTGCGGGTAACGGAGCTGGCGCGCACCCGGCGCTTCTACGAGAAGCTGGGATTCGTCTTCCTGGACGGTCCCCTGGGCCCCGAGCCGGTGGCCATCATGGAGCACCCCGCGGGCGTGAACCTCAACCTCATCCTGAACGGGGACGAAAGCCTCCGGGCCAACCCGCTCATGGACTATCCGGAGAAGCCCGCCGGCTACACCCACGTCGCCCTGCGGGTGAGCGATGCCCGGGAGGTGCAGGAGGACCTTCGGGCCCAGGGCATCGCGGTGTCCGAGGGCCCGGTGGAACTGGGGGGCGGCCTCTCCCTGTTCGTGCGGGATCCGGACCGCAATGTCGTCGAGCTGCACCAGCCCGGCACGGGCTCCTGA
- a CDS encoding PhzF family phenazine biosynthesis protein — MQLPLYQVDAFANRLFTGNPAAVCPLSEWPSEATMQAIATENNLSETAFVVPGNGRLGIRWFTPNREVHLCGHATLAAAWVWLEHCAGEPKPSALHFDSVSGPLTVTREADGRLTLDFPVAPAEPAEPPAPLTEGLDAAIVEVAAGDDWLVRLENEAAVRTVAPDIGRLRALDRRGVIVTAEGDEADFVSRFFAPNFGIAEDPVTGSAHCMLTPFWAERLGKERFRAQQLSARGGELACALAGDRVRIGGHVVPYLAGTLELSGN; from the coding sequence GTGCAGCTTCCGCTCTACCAGGTCGACGCCTTCGCGAACCGCCTGTTCACCGGCAACCCGGCGGCCGTGTGCCCGCTGTCCGAGTGGCCCTCGGAGGCGACCATGCAGGCCATAGCCACGGAGAACAACCTGTCCGAGACCGCCTTCGTCGTGCCAGGGAACGGCCGGCTGGGCATCCGCTGGTTCACCCCCAACCGCGAGGTGCACCTGTGCGGGCACGCCACCCTGGCTGCCGCCTGGGTCTGGCTGGAGCACTGCGCCGGCGAGCCCAAGCCGTCGGCCCTCCACTTCGACTCCGTGAGCGGTCCTCTGACGGTTACCCGCGAAGCGGACGGCAGGCTCACGTTGGACTTTCCGGTGGCGCCCGCCGAGCCGGCCGAGCCGCCCGCGCCCCTGACGGAAGGGCTGGATGCCGCGATCGTGGAGGTGGCGGCGGGCGACGACTGGCTGGTGCGCCTGGAGAACGAGGCGGCCGTACGGACCGTGGCGCCGGACATCGGCCGGCTGCGCGCCCTGGACCGGCGGGGCGTGATCGTCACCGCCGAGGGCGACGAGGCGGATTTCGTCTCCCGTTTCTTCGCCCCGAACTTCGGCATCGCCGAGGACCCGGTCACCGGCTCCGCCCACTGCATGCTGACCCCTTTCTGGGCGGAACGGCTGGGCAAGGAGCGGTTCCGGGCGCAGCAGCTCTCGGCGCGGGGCGGCGAGCTGGCATGCGCGCTCGCCGGAGATCGGGTCCGGATCGGCGGCCACGTGGTGCCCTACCTGGCGGGCACCCTTGAGCTTTCCGGGAATTAG
- a CDS encoding MarR family winged helix-turn-helix transcriptional regulator: MSLARWDSLGYIINHVARLFADRLSRRIRRHGVTIGQFPLLLALWEEEGISQAELSRRLDIEPATTNNTLRRMERDGLVTRRRDANDQRSTRIYPTGRGRELEEPLTAEARAVNARASRTLSGEEAAELHRLLGKVIRALEREEAPLPGSGEGHSSSSG, from the coding sequence ATGAGCCTGGCGCGCTGGGACTCCCTGGGCTACATCATCAACCACGTGGCCCGGCTGTTCGCCGACCGCCTGTCCCGCCGCATCCGGCGGCACGGCGTCACCATCGGCCAGTTCCCGCTGCTACTGGCCCTGTGGGAGGAGGAAGGAATCAGCCAGGCGGAGCTGTCCCGGCGCCTGGACATCGAGCCGGCCACCACCAACAACACCCTGCGCCGCATGGAGCGCGACGGCCTCGTCACGCGCCGGCGGGACGCCAATGACCAGCGGAGCACCCGGATCTATCCCACCGGGCGCGGCCGCGAACTGGAGGAACCGCTCACCGCCGAGGCGCGAGCCGTGAACGCCCGGGCTTCGCGGACGCTTTCGGGGGAAGAGGCCGCGGAGCTGCACCGCCTTCTGGGGAAGGTCATCCGGGCCCTGGAGCGGGAAGAGGCCCCCCTGCCCGGCTCCGGGGAGGGTCACTCGTCCAGCTCGGGGTAA